In Haloplanus rubicundus, one DNA window encodes the following:
- a CDS encoding alpha/beta hydrolase, whose product MAVTATPPRRRFDVATTTLAFESEGRTCRGRLYRPDRPATPPVIVLGPELAAEGSFGYPRYAERFARAGYAAFVFDYRGVGESEGEPRNLVDPAGQVADWNAAVDRVRTLGGERRRIVLWGFGLGGGHAIRVAANRRVAAVVAIAPLLDGRAFARSRSPRYLARAVGAGLRDRLGAPLGRTHTVPVVGGRDEFGVLPRPAGDTYLDAIPPESDWHNETPARGLLSLFRYRPLDDAEQVTAPTFLLAATDDDVAAPGVVADAADRIEGSTFLRLPGDHVDPLGPAFETAAAHQTVFLDDVFDER is encoded by the coding sequence ATGGCGGTGACCGCGACACCACCCCGGCGCCGCTTCGACGTCGCGACGACGACGCTCGCCTTCGAGAGCGAGGGCCGGACGTGTCGCGGTCGGCTCTACCGGCCGGACCGCCCCGCGACCCCGCCCGTGATCGTCCTGGGGCCGGAGCTGGCGGCGGAGGGGTCGTTCGGCTACCCGCGCTACGCCGAGCGGTTCGCCCGCGCCGGCTACGCCGCCTTCGTCTTCGACTACCGCGGCGTCGGCGAGAGCGAGGGGGAGCCACGCAACCTCGTCGACCCCGCCGGACAGGTCGCCGACTGGAACGCGGCGGTCGACCGGGTCCGCACGCTCGGCGGCGAGCGGCGGCGGATCGTCCTCTGGGGGTTCGGCCTCGGCGGCGGCCACGCGATACGGGTGGCCGCGAACCGGCGCGTAGCGGCCGTCGTCGCCATTGCCCCCCTGCTCGACGGGCGGGCGTTCGCCCGGAGTCGCTCGCCCCGGTACCTCGCGCGGGCGGTGGGCGCGGGACTCCGCGACCGACTGGGCGCCCCGCTCGGGCGCACCCACACCGTCCCCGTCGTCGGCGGGCGCGACGAGTTCGGCGTCCTGCCGCGCCCGGCCGGCGACACGTATCTCGACGCCATCCCGCCGGAGAGCGACTGGCACAACGAGACGCCCGCTCGCGGGCTGCTCTCCCTGTTTCGGTACCGGCCCCTCGACGACGCGGAGCAGGTGACCGCTCCGACCTTCCTGCTGGCCGCGACCGACGACGACGTGGCCGCGCCCGGCGTCGTCGCCGACGCCGCCGACCGGATCGAGGGGTCGACGTTCCTCCGTCTCCCCGGCGACCACGTCGACCCGCTCGGCCCGGCGTTCGAGACGGCCGCCGCTCACCAGACCGTCTTCCTCGACGACGTGTTCGACGAGCGATAG
- a CDS encoding SLC13 family permease — MLATPMPAVTTDTLVVFGIVALALVLFVTELLPIDVTAIFIMVLLMILGPDGVVNLTRISTAEGISGFSNPATITVLAMLILSSGISRTGLVQILGRKMAAFAGEDRNRQLLATIGVAGPVSGFINNTPVVAILVPVITDLAHAGKTSPSKLLLPLSYASMFGGMLTLIGTSTNILASDVSARLLGHPFSMFEFTSLGVIVLVAGSLYLMTVGPYLLPERVPVEDDYVQEYAIEEYLTEVVVEPDSPLVGRTVGTAITHVDFDADILQVVRDGDEFIEPLGQLTIRAGDVLRLRADRDTLGRLVERDTLTLTGHPPQTGEELEPESETAQTLVEVVIPRGSFLAGKSLASSTFRQRYDANVLAFRSRGETVRDHMDRRRIRVGDTLLIQAAPDSIDRLADNEDFIVAHEPDEPHYRTEKIPHAVAIMLGVVGFAAVPWASVGEALVAATGVGAFTALGALSLPILVTALAGVVAMVATGVLAPTELYDAVEWDVIFLLAGVIPLGIALEQTGGADILGALVAATGTVLPAVGVLWVFYLATGLITGVISNNASVVLMLPVAVEAAGRIGADPFSFVLAVTFAASTAFLTPVGYQTNLFVYGPGGYKFTDYIRVGAPLQLFLSVVTVAGIVVLWGL; from the coding sequence GTGCTGGCGACGCCGATGCCGGCGGTGACGACCGACACCCTCGTCGTCTTCGGCATCGTCGCCCTCGCGCTCGTCCTCTTCGTTACCGAACTCCTCCCCATCGACGTGACGGCCATCTTCATCATGGTCCTCCTGATGATTCTCGGCCCCGACGGCGTGGTGAACCTCACCCGCATCTCGACTGCCGAGGGCATCTCGGGCTTTTCCAACCCCGCGACGATCACCGTCCTCGCGATGCTCATCCTGAGTTCGGGCATCAGCCGCACGGGCCTCGTCCAGATTCTCGGCCGGAAGATGGCCGCCTTCGCCGGCGAGGACCGCAACCGGCAGCTGCTCGCCACCATCGGCGTCGCCGGTCCCGTCTCGGGGTTCATCAACAACACGCCCGTCGTCGCCATCCTCGTCCCCGTCATCACCGACCTCGCGCACGCGGGCAAGACGTCGCCCTCGAAACTCCTCTTGCCGCTCTCCTACGCCTCGATGTTCGGCGGGATGCTCACCCTCATCGGCACCTCGACGAACATCCTCGCGAGCGACGTGTCGGCCCGCCTCCTCGGCCACCCCTTCTCCATGTTCGAGTTCACCTCCCTCGGCGTCATCGTCCTCGTCGCCGGCAGTCTCTATCTCATGACCGTCGGGCCCTACCTCCTCCCCGAGCGCGTCCCCGTCGAGGACGACTACGTCCAGGAGTACGCCATCGAGGAGTATCTGACCGAAGTCGTCGTCGAACCCGACTCGCCGCTCGTCGGTCGGACCGTCGGCACCGCCATCACCCACGTCGACTTCGACGCCGACATCCTCCAGGTCGTCCGCGACGGCGACGAGTTCATCGAACCGCTCGGCCAGTTGACGATCCGCGCGGGCGACGTGCTCCGGCTTCGCGCCGACCGCGACACGCTCGGGCGACTCGTCGAGCGGGACACGCTCACGCTCACCGGTCACCCACCGCAGACGGGCGAGGAACTCGAACCCGAATCCGAGACGGCCCAGACCCTCGTCGAAGTCGTCATCCCCCGCGGCTCCTTCCTCGCGGGCAAGTCGCTCGCGAGTTCGACGTTCCGCCAGCGCTACGACGCGAACGTCCTCGCCTTCCGGAGTCGGGGTGAAACCGTCCGCGATCACATGGACCGCCGCCGCATCCGCGTGGGCGACACCCTCCTCATCCAGGCGGCGCCGGACAGCATCGACCGCCTCGCCGACAACGAGGACTTCATCGTCGCCCACGAACCGGACGAACCCCACTACCGGACGGAGAAGATACCCCACGCCGTCGCCATCATGCTCGGCGTCGTCGGCTTCGCCGCCGTCCCGTGGGCGTCGGTCGGTGAGGCCCTCGTCGCCGCCACCGGCGTCGGCGCCTTCACCGCGCTCGGCGCCCTCTCCTTGCCCATCCTCGTCACCGCGCTCGCGGGCGTCGTCGCCATGGTCGCGACGGGCGTCCTCGCACCCACCGAACTCTACGACGCCGTCGAGTGGGACGTGATCTTCCTGCTGGCCGGCGTCATCCCGCTCGGAATCGCGCTCGAACAGACCGGTGGCGCCGACATCCTCGGCGCTCTCGTCGCCGCGACCGGAACCGTCCTCCCCGCCGTCGGCGTCCTCTGGGTGTTCTACCTCGCCACCGGCCTCATCACCGGCGTCATCTCGAACAACGCGAGCGTCGTGTTGATGCTTCCCGTCGCCGTCGAGGCCGCGGGGCGGATCGGCGCCGACCCCTTCTCCTTCGTCCTCGCGGTCACCTTCGCCGCCTCCACCGCCTTCCTCACGCCCGTCGGCTACCAGACCAACCTCTTCGTCTACGGTCCCGGCGGCTACAAGTTCACCGACTACATCCGGGTCGGCGCGCCCCTCCAGCTGTTCCTCTCGGTGGTGACCGTCGCCGGCATCGTCGTGCTGTGGGGGCTGTAG
- a CDS encoding ornithine cyclodeaminase produces the protein MTHTKTVELEGHIIDSGTMGRCFGLVMDLGGEFEVEAFDVGRHKEEESYCRLRVSAPNEGRLRSILHELHQNGANLSDPVDATLDPAPADRVVPTGFYSTTNHPTQVRHAGEWLDVERIEMDCAVVVDPDGPRAYTATLNAVRAGDLVVTGEAGVRVDPPDRPRDGGGPFGFMQGGVSSERPSRSLIERVAEALVETKAEGGRILVVAGPAVIHSGAGEALARLVREGYVDALSAGNGFAVHDLERAIYGTSLGMNIETLEHPRKGHKHHIYTISEVIRAGGIEAAVEEGLVEDGVMYECVVGDVPYVLAGSIRDDGPLPETITDAVEAQNAIREQAHRADMVLMLSTLLHSVAVGNCLPSTTKVVCVDIDPATVTQLLDRGSSQAVGMVTDVGTFVPTLAETVLD, from the coding sequence ATGACCCACACGAAAACCGTGGAGCTGGAGGGCCACATCATCGACTCGGGGACGATGGGCCGGTGTTTCGGCCTCGTCATGGATCTGGGCGGGGAGTTCGAGGTGGAGGCGTTCGACGTCGGCCGCCACAAAGAGGAGGAGTCGTACTGTCGACTGCGGGTGAGCGCGCCGAACGAGGGACGGCTGCGGTCGATCCTGCACGAACTCCACCAGAACGGGGCGAACCTCTCGGACCCCGTGGACGCGACGCTCGATCCGGCGCCCGCGGATCGGGTGGTGCCGACCGGCTTCTACTCGACGACCAACCACCCGACACAGGTTCGCCACGCGGGGGAATGGCTCGACGTGGAGCGTATCGAGATGGACTGTGCCGTCGTCGTCGACCCCGACGGCCCGCGGGCGTACACGGCGACGCTGAACGCCGTTCGAGCGGGTGATCTGGTGGTGACCGGGGAGGCGGGCGTTCGGGTCGATCCGCCGGATCGACCCCGCGACGGCGGCGGTCCCTTCGGATTCATGCAGGGCGGCGTCTCCAGCGAACGCCCCTCCCGGTCGCTCATCGAGCGGGTGGCCGAGGCGCTGGTCGAGACGAAAGCCGAAGGAGGGCGGATACTCGTCGTCGCGGGGCCGGCGGTGATCCACTCCGGCGCCGGCGAGGCCCTCGCCCGCCTCGTGCGCGAGGGGTACGTCGACGCCCTCAGCGCGGGCAACGGCTTCGCGGTCCACGACCTCGAACGCGCCATCTACGGCACGTCGCTCGGGATGAACATCGAGACGCTCGAACACCCGCGCAAGGGGCACAAACACCACATCTACACGATCAGCGAAGTGATCCGGGCCGGCGGCATCGAGGCCGCCGTCGAGGAGGGACTGGTCGAGGACGGCGTGATGTACGAGTGCGTGGTCGGGGACGTACCGTACGTCCTCGCGGGATCGATCAGGGACGACGGGCCGCTCCCGGAGACGATCACGGACGCCGTCGAGGCACAGAACGCCATCCGGGAGCAGGCCCACCGGGCGGATATGGTGCTGATGCTCTCGACGCTCCTGCACTCGGTGGCGGTCGGAAACTGTCTTCCCTCGACGACCAAGGTGGTCTGTGTCGACATCGACCCGGCGACGGTGACGCAGTTGCTCGACCGGGGGAGTTCACAGGCCGTGGGCATGGTCACCGACGTGGGGACGTTCGTGCCGACGCTGGCCGAGACGGTGTTAGACTAA
- a CDS encoding universal stress protein translates to MTVYVVGTDTVDTSAALCDYLDGRVDAADTIHAVNSLPGGERTDATDVRDGEDAINVVRSRLGARATVETHQFVRGNASHEDLLAHADEVAADELVIGVRKRNPTAKVVFGSTAQAVLLRTARPVAIVPLV, encoded by the coding sequence ATGACCGTCTACGTCGTCGGCACCGACACCGTCGATACGAGCGCCGCGCTGTGTGACTACCTCGACGGCCGCGTCGACGCGGCCGATACGATCCACGCCGTCAACTCCCTCCCGGGCGGTGAGCGGACCGACGCGACCGACGTGCGCGACGGCGAGGACGCGATCAACGTCGTCCGGTCGCGACTCGGCGCCCGCGCGACGGTCGAGACCCACCAGTTCGTCCGCGGTAACGCCTCTCACGAGGACCTCCTCGCCCACGCCGACGAGGTGGCCGCGGACGAACTCGTGATCGGCGTCCGCAAGCGCAACCCGACCGCCAAAGTCGTCTTCGGGAGCACGGCCCAGGCGGTCCTCCTGCGCACCGCACGTCCCGTCGCCATCGTGCCCTTAGTCTAA